The following nucleotide sequence is from Marinobacter sp. MDS2.
GCATTTCAGCGGATCAAGCCGGGCCCGTACAAGCCTGCTCCGGGCGGTAAACGGGATGCATTCTTCCAACAACACGGTCGGGTTCAGGTGCCGTATCTGGAAGACCCGAACACCGGTGTGAAGTTATTTGAGTCCAAGCAGATTCTGGATTACCTGGATAACGAATACGCATTGTAAGCGCATAGATTAATCTGGCGTCGGGCTAGTAATTCAGCCCTGAGCCGGTATGATCTGCGCCGGTTATTTCAGATGGTGCGGGAGAAGGTGATGTATACAGGTCGGTGCTTGTGTGGCGATGTTCGGTTCGAATATGAAGGTGCCCTTGGCCCGATTTCTCTGTGCCATTGCAGACAATGCCGCCGGGCTCATGGCAGCGCCTTCTCGGCCAGTGCGCCGGTTCAGAAAGTGCGTTTTCGTTATGTGACGGGCGAAGAGCTGGTGACCGAGTACGAGTCCCGTCCGGGCAAATATCGCGCTTTCTGCAGCCGTTGCGGCAGCCACCTGTACAGCCGGCTGGATGCTATTTCAGGCATTCTTCGCCTGCGCATCGGTGTGATCAATGAGCCTATTTCGACCAAGCCGGCTCGGCATATCTATGTTGGGTCGAAAGCGGAGTGGTTTGATATTACTGACGCGCTTCCGCAGTTCGACAAAACAGAACGCACCAACGACCCATTCTGAGACTGCTTTTCTGGAGGCGATTGACTTGCTCTCACAAATGATATTGATTATCATTTGTGAGTTGGCTTGAGCATTGTCGAGGAGGCAGTATGCAGCAGGAAGCATTAGAAGGGATTAAACTGGCTGCCTGTGCCGTAGCATTGGCCGTGTTCGCCGCAGCGCTAATGGCGCTCATCTGATCAGTTTTTTCGAGTATTCTTCTGCAGCCATCGATCCAGCTGATTGGCAAACTCTTTGCGGTCAGCCTGGCCGAATGGTGCCGGCCCACCAGTGACCTGTCCCGCATTCCGCATTTCTTCCATAAAGTTCCGCATCGCCAAGCGCTGGCGAATATTTTCTTTCGTAAAGGCCTGTCCCCGTGGGTTAAACACGGTTGCCCCTTTTTCGATGGCTTCCGCCGCCAGTGGGATATCCTGGGTGATGACCAGATCGCCTTTTGTCATCTGATCCATAATCTCGTTATCGGCAACGTCGAAACCCTGAGGCACCTGACGGCGGCTGATAAACGGGCTTGGTGGCAGCGTAATCACATGGTTCGCAATGAACGTGGTCTGAACCTTCCAGCGGATGGCTGCGCGGCAGATGATTTCCCTGATAGGGACGGGGCAGGCGTCGGCGTCAACCCAGATCGGCATGTCGGTTTCCTTGCGTTCGTTGGCTTACGGGGCAGTTTACCTGTTATGGCTTCGTCTGTGAGAACAACTTTTCGAGTGGTGTTATAATCCTGATCTCATTTAATTAACAGGAAATGCTAATGTCTCAGCTGCCTCCGTGCCCTAAGTGCGATTCTGAATTCACCTATGAAGACGGCGTTCAACTGGTTTGTCCGGAGTGCGCCCACGAATGGACGGAAGCGGAGCAGGCGGAGGCCGACGCCGGAAAGGTCATTCGGGACGCCAACGGAAACGAACTGCAGGATGGTGATACGGTTACCGTGATCAAAGATCTGAAGGTAAAAGGTTCCAGCTCTGTTGTAAAAGTGGGTACCAAAGTGAAAAACATCCGTTTGGTCGATGGCGATCACGATATTGACTGCAAGGTAGACGGCATCGGCCCGATGAAACTGAAATCCGAGTTCGTCAAGAAAGCCTGAACGC
It contains:
- a CDS encoding GFA family protein, producing the protein MYTGRCLCGDVRFEYEGALGPISLCHCRQCRRAHGSAFSASAPVQKVRFRYVTGEELVTEYESRPGKYRAFCSRCGSHLYSRLDAISGILRLRIGVINEPISTKPARHIYVGSKAEWFDITDALPQFDKTERTNDPF
- a CDS encoding YaiI/YqxD family protein: MPIWVDADACPVPIREIICRAAIRWKVQTTFIANHVITLPPSPFISRRQVPQGFDVADNEIMDQMTKGDLVITQDIPLAAEAIEKGATVFNPRGQAFTKENIRQRLAMRNFMEEMRNAGQVTGGPAPFGQADRKEFANQLDRWLQKNTRKN
- a CDS encoding zinc ribbon domain-containing protein YjdM encodes the protein MSQLPPCPKCDSEFTYEDGVQLVCPECAHEWTEAEQAEADAGKVIRDANGNELQDGDTVTVIKDLKVKGSSSVVKVGTKVKNIRLVDGDHDIDCKVDGIGPMKLKSEFVKKA